CAGCGGCCTCGTGTCCTACGGGCCTTACGCCCTTTCTCGAGCGCTCGCTTCGGCGCCACTCACCTGCGCACAAACTTTGAGGTGAACTTGCTGAAAATGCCGGTGGCGCCGTGCGTCCTGCGGGCCTGGCTGTTGCCGTGCGATAGCGCCGGCGAGGCGGGCCCGCCGGGGTAGGCCGAGCCCTGCTGGTCCCGGGCCCcccgctgctggccggcgtggaacgTGTTGCGGATGCCCACCCCCCGGGAGAAGTTGGTGCGGTCCGTCACTGCGGCGCTGCTGATGTTGTGCGCCGACGGGGAGGCGCCGGGCGCCCGTTGAGGTGGGCCGCTGCGGGACAAAGCGAAGAGAGGAGTGGGTGAATCACGCCAGGAAGGCCCGGACAGCCCGAGAAACAAGAACCGAACCATTGCTATTGTGACATGAGAAATAGTATagaaggtgttttttttaaattgcctgGATCCAAAAACAGCAATCTTCGGGATTGTCAAATTGCAGTCTCTATGGAAAAGCGAGTCGTGATTGTATTTGAATGAGGAAACCTAGCACAGCACTGGCAGAATTCAACTGGACAGGAATGACAGGAATAGCACTTCCaccttggccacctgggggcagtatacaACAATATGCTAGTTTAGACGCCTCAACTCCTCTTAGCTCATCTGTACGCCGCTGATATATCATGAGTAGACCAACCACGGCAAACCTGGCTCTCTCAAGGAGCAGAACCAGTGCTTCCAACCGGTTCCGAACAAGCCAAGCTTATTGCGGCGGGTCGCACGCAACGTAATGAGACGACGTAAAGCCGGCGAGCGCTGTAGAGGGCCACCTTGACATTTGCGTGACCTATAAAACACATCTGCACGACTTGATTTGCCCTTTTTTAGACTTCCCAAAACTACGGAAAACGTAAATTGCTTTCAAAGTGAACGAAAAACAAAATCAGCCAAAACTCTGCGCCGGCTgcgcctgtgtgtgcgtgcgcgttttTGGATGAGAGACTTGCCTGGGTCGCGGTGCATGCAGGTCAGTGGGGTATGGAtgattggaggaggacaaggacTTGCGGTGGTGAGGacgtgaggatgaggaggagaggACGGCGGCGGCTGAGGCAGTGGAGGCGCGGGAACCCGGAGTGTTTAGGCTGGGAGGGACAAGGTGAggacaagacacacacacacacaggcggtTGTATGTGGGTGGGCAGGGCAGGGAGGTGGAGCATGGTTAGAGGCGGCACAAATTCAAACACACTaaatgagggagggagggagggagggagggagggagggagggaggaagcatATCGCAATTTATTTCCTGGCACAATGTACCAAGAATGGCAGGcaaatattctttatcctctgcagaaAGCGCTCACGAGCTCTTGAGCATTCAAAGTTGATCGAAGACTTTTGAAACAATCATAATTTTTCATTATAAACGAGTGTAATACTTTACACCACTGTAACCGTTATGAAACGTTTTTAATCATTGATCATATCATCTTTAAGTGCATTGTCCTTAAACGTGAAGAGTTGTTGCTGCTGAGTGACATTTCAGTGctttcaaatatttcaaatggaaatatccaaatatttttattGACGACGCGTAATTAGAATATCAATCGCTCTTAAACTTTGCTAAAAATCTGCCTTTTAACTGgtcgccttcaaaataaaaagtgcgCTCGGGCTGCAGCGTGGCGGCCTTTTCACTTAGCCTATTAAGAGGGACCACGCACCGACCGCCACGCCGCAGGGTGAGCCGTCGTTGGCAAGAAAGGGAGGAATAAAGGAAAAGGGGCAGAAAGCAAACCAACAAAATATTGGGGGAGTAAGTGAGGAATGGGGGCGAGGATGAATGACGTAACTGCAAAGCCAAAAGCAGTGGATGAATAAATCGAGTGATTCAACTGAgccacttgttttgttttggcaaTAGCGGGCAGTCCGTTCAAGACTGATGATGAGGGGAGCACGTCATGGAGCAGCAAATTGCGGCTTTTTTGTTGAATGCTTGTGAAAATGATGACCATCTGTGAGCTTGCTGCTCCAATGATGCTACGGGCAAAAGCGGCTCGCGTCGATGAGTGGCTAAGTCAATCCCGCCCGCCGCTGCAACCGGACGGCCGAGCCATTGAGGTCACTACTGGAGCGTTGGCCGAAATGCTTCGGGCTGATGTGCTGGGCTAAACTCGCTCACAAGAAAAGCAAAAAGTGTTGTTCGTGTGTACCTGTCCTTGCCGTTCTGGACGCCCTGGCCCAGCGTGGCTCTCTCGGACAGAGGAGAATTCCGACTGCGACCCGTGCCAGTCGACAGGATGCTATTCTGAAAACATTCATGGGAGGAATTACTAATCGGTGTAGATAAATAATCCGGAATTATTTGTCATTCGGGGGAGGGCGGACGGAACATCTACGACAAAGGTCGCCAATGTCTTGCTTTCATCACACGGCCATTAACCAGGTTAATTACTGACTTCCGTTTTGATCTTTGGAACGGATCATCTGATAACATACAGCCAGGGCCTGCCTTTTCCAGATTTCCCCTTTCAATATCAGGTTCGCCACACGTAAACGGTTTGGCCTTGGTCCTACGCTAACGTTAAGGCGTAATGGACCTCATGTACTTGGCTGCTCTTTCAGCTCGGGTGAAACTTCTTAAACAAGTCAAATCCAAATTGCATTTGATGAATTGCTTAGCTGCGCCGTAAAGCAGAGGGAGCAATACATTGCCAATGTGGCGGTGAAAATACACTGGAGCTCACGGTGGAGGGCGTGGCGCTCTTCTTGCGGTCCGAGGGAACCAACGGGCTGGCCGGCACCTTGTTGGTGGAGCTGCCGGATGAGCTTTTCCTGCCTGAATCCTCTCCGGCGGTCCGGTTGTCTGCTTGCCCCCCTCTCTTGGAGTACGATGAGCCTGGAGAGGAGATATTGCGCTCAACGTCTCGGCGGAACAAAACGCGTCCGTCCCGCCGGTGGGGAACGCCACGTTTGGAACGCGAGGCGGGCTCACCCTGGTCAGTAGCTCTGCGGTTTTGAGGCTTCTGGTTGGACGATACGCTGCGCTGTACCTGAGAAAAATGGGAATGGCAATGAGGCGGCTTGCACGCTGACGTGCAGGTGAGTGTTTGTGGGAAGGCTGACGACGCCGCCGCCGTGgcccatcgtcatcatcatctatggcggcggcggcggcggctgacgGGCCACAATTCAGCGGCTATTGGTTAGTCATGGCTCCCATTGTACCTTGTGTGGCGGGGAGGGGGCATTTATGTTGCTTACATCACTTCCGGGCCGGGGCTTGATACCGCCCTCATCCAGCTGAGAAGCCAAGGACAGAAAACAATGCTGACAACATGTTCGtgtcacaaaaataaatataataaataaaagacgAGAATTTAATACCATCTAATAATAAATTGGTCAATCgacatgtaaataaataaatgggcaaataaataaatcaacaccTCAGAGTTCCTATAATCCAATAGCAGGTAGGTAGCCATCACGTCGTTGTACTTCTGATTCACCACCGAGTCCTGGATCTCCTCTTGAGAGAAGCCCATCTGCAGCATAATGTCTTGGCACGCACAGCACATTTCAACGTTAGACTTGTGATGGATCGCCGTGGTGTTTGGAGCTTGTCAGGTGCGCGCGCACCTGTCCTCCTGGGGTCCTTGTAATCTGGTTGGGGTTCGATGTAGGGTTTGAGTTCCTCCTCCTCGTGTCCCACATTCATCCATCGGTCCCTCATGATCTGCTGCTGGGAGAAACACGGCacccaaaaaaatcaatcaatcaaacaaaCGCATGAGCAAGCCCCGTGACGTCAACGAGGCCGGCTGCTTTCGCGTACCTCAAGGCTGCCTCTTTTGGAGGGGTTGAGAATGAGGAACTTTTTCAGCAAGTTCTCGCAGTCGGTGGACATGTAGAAGGGAATCCTGTATTTACCGCGCAGAACTCGCTCTCTCAGTTCCTGTTGGAGAAGGAGGGGCAACGTCACTCACGTACAGTAGGTCATTTTGTAGgcaacctttttatttttttcaagtgctctataaataaaaTGGCGTAAATATTCTCTACTGTGTTTAATTTGGTTTTCCTATTTACATTTGACAAGACAGCGCTACTTTCCTTCTTAAAAACACAACTGCCCTTTTCACCAGCCCGACTGGGAGTAATGTCGGTCGGTTGGCGAGGCAGCGAAACGGCAAACTTGCTAAAGCTAGCCACTTCACAGGAACGTTAATACCGACATCACATTCGGTATCAGATCGCCCACCCAAAATGTGTCTGCGCTCCCAGGATGAGTCACGCGGGGTCGGCGTTAAGAAAGGCGCGATGCGTCCTCTCGCACCGATACCATTCTTAATAGATAGTCCTTGCTCAAACCGGTGCGAGCCGGAAAGACAAATGCTACAGCCTCCCACGCTAAACACtgcgcggcttatataagacgcGGATCCACACGCATTCGGAGGAGCAGTCTGCCGCGCCTCACCTTGAGATTCTGCCCGTCAAAAGGCAGGGAGCCGCTGACCAGCGTGTAGAGGATGACCCCCAGGCTCCATACGTCCACCTCGGGCCCGTCGTACTTCTTGCCCTGGAACAGCTCCGGCGCGGCGTACGGCGGGGAGCCGCAGAAGGTGTCCAGCTTGTTCCCCAGTGTGAACTCGTTGCTAAAGCCAAAGTCGGCAATCTTGATGTTCATGTCGGCGTCCAGGAGCAGGTTCTCTGCCTGCGGGCGGGCGGACAACAGGAACCCGTTCAAATGGGAGTCGGGGGATGGATTCAATCATGTGGCTTGAGCTCGTCAGAAATATTGTGTGTTGTCACCTTGAGGTCTCTGTGTACGATACACTTCTGATGGCAATACTGTACCGCTGACACAATCTGGGGACAGAGAGCAGAAGGAGATTAcacaagaaaaaacacaatTAGGAGGCGACTGTAAAATTACGTTTTAGGTGGTGGTGGGCGACATTGTGATCTTCAATCGAATATCTAGTATAACACGAGGtagtgcttttttcttttttaatgcaaatcttttttttttttaaacttcaaaAGATCTAAAGTTGCTTTCAATGCTGCTTTGTCTATAAGCGATTCAAATGGGCAACATTAAGTACCTCGCGTTAAGGCCGAGCGATGCGCAGGGACGTTCCTACCTGTCGGAATTTGGCACGGGCTTCTTTCTCCTTCATCCTGCCGTGGGCCACCAAGTAATCAAACACCTCTCCTGCAAGACGACCAAACAATGAGAGCTCCGACCTGTACCCGTCATGTGACCAAAAGGCTTCAGATATGACCCGCTCACCTCCACTGGCGTACTCCATGACCAAGTACAAAGTCTTTTCGGTCTCGATCACCTCAAAGAGCTTAACTGGTGGCGGAGGAGATGTGAAACGGAGCGTGAGTGCCCCTCATTTGCAGCTTTttggtgtggttttttttttttggtcccttTAGACTCACCTATGTTGGGGTGGTTCAACATCTTCATGATCCTCACCTCCCGGAAGAGctggcaaacaaacaaacgcgcgcacacacagctGGGTCAAACGACACCCCTGACTAAATAAGCAACCATTTTGGAATTTGCATGTGCCCGCCATTAGAAAGTCCGCGTGTCCATGGATACGCTACACGTGGTCGGCAGGCCCTTCAACCATtctaaaaataatcaaaaggctatttgtttttcctcagtCGTGCGATTGCGGCGACTTTTTCCAAGGTCTTACAAGCGGAAGCAAAGAAATCTGTATTGCGATAAACCGaacggggatggggggggggtgctgaaCGAGTGGCAGTTATGTGGCAACGCGGCAGTGGTTCTGCATTTGGGTTTGGCTTGACGCGTGCctcgtgagtgcgtgcgtgcgtgcgagtggACAGACCCCACCCAGTCACGATCAAAGGAAGTAATTGCATCTTATTTCCTGTCATTAAAACTCATTGAAAACTGGGCTGCTTCACAGAAGCACAGTAAGGACGAGCGCGAGTGAGCGACTGagtatttttcttcttcaacaaTTCGAAgccgcccgtgtgtgtgtgtgagtgtgtgtgtgtgtgtgtgcgcgtggccCACCTTTTGCAAACTGGAGGAGTTCAGTTGAGTCTTATCAATGATTTTAACAGCCACCTGAGAGGGCAAACAGACAACAACATGAATTGTGGCACGTTGTCAAGTGACACTTTATTGGCGATCGCACGACGGCAGCAGACGTCGGTTGCCTAACGGGGGCGGAATTCAGACGCATCGCCAGCACGGTACCGAACCGGAGCGGGAGCGACAAAACTGAAGCAAAAATAGAGAGTCAGAttggagagggggggggattGTTTGGCGAGAACAAAGACTCGACGACAATGGAGTGCTTTCTTTCTCGCGGTTCTCCTTTGAGTCCTCCGACTCGCCCTTGTTTTTCCACTTGGCGTGTGCGCCGGGGAGTCACATGGAGCGTTATCCGAGTGTCAGGCAGGGACCTGTCACACATTGACAGAGCCCGCCCACGTCCCACCTAACCCACGTGTTGACTCGGGCCAAAGAAGGAAGACAAAAGCGAGCTCGTTTTTTTGGAAGCGCTTCTATGGTCTGCGAGATCCACATGACCTTTGTCCTTAAGGAGAACTGCAGCAGCACAAGGTGTCACAGTGGCCTGCCGACACAACATTGCTCAATTTTTGGCAGATAAGAAAATTGCACatttttggtttatttttcCTCTGCTGTTAAAGGGGCGGTCGATTCCGAAATGCGCTTTCCAATATGTTGTCGCGTGCGGTCTAAGCGTGACGGGCGTTCTCATTAGGCGCCGCGACGTCACGTTCAGTCGTCAAAAAAGTGGTAGGAGCCCTGACGAGGATTTTGCTTATTAATTAAATATCAGTATACCCGAACTTTATTTTGCCAAATATCGTCCTTGGAAAAGACACACGGGTCCGAGCCGACTGCTCACAAGGAGCGAGTCGACTTTCAGTTCGTGACGTGTACCTCCTTTCCGGTGAGGACGTGGCGGGCCAGTTTGACTTTGGCGAAGTTGCCCTTGCCGATGGTTTTCAGCAAACGGTAGTTGCCGATGTGGGGCTGCTCGTCCGACGTGGTGGTGGCGACGGAGTTCCGACATCGCGACATGCTGGAGCGACCGGACGACGACTTGGTGTCCTGTCGAGTCGGGAGAAATCAGACAAGAAGAAATCAGACCATTTTGGCAAAAACACTTCCTGTGTGCCAACACCGAGCCGAATTAAACGAGCGAGCAGGAAATGGCGCCGATCAGCCGCAGGCCGCAAGCGAGACGTGTCGGGAAAAGCGAGCGTGATGATGACTTTGTTGTGTTGGCCCGCTTCAATTTGAACGCGAGCGCTTCGACTCGATCGGGTTTAATCCGAGCGGAGATCCTTACGTGTGGGGGCGGAGCAAAATACTTTTATCTTTGCACGGCCAAGGAGTGACAGACAGACAATGTCATCGTGAACACAAAGGTTACGTTCACATTAGAGATCtattcagatttttattttggcCACATAAGACCTGTATCTAATTATTTTTGAACGTTTTATTTCCGATTTTTTCAATGGAAGAcagactgcctgcctgccaccgTGTTGTATCAAAACATGAAAGAAATGCAGAGAGAAGATACGATTCAAGAACGGTTCCGTTTCAATTTGATTCGGTTCGAGTCCGTTCGGTTCGCTGCGGCTTAGTTCGAGAAGGTATGACGACAAAGAGCTTCTCGTTGTCATCTTACGATATGAATTCACTTGTCAGTAGCATAAACGTGGTCTTTATTACCTTCGCCAACTAATTTTTGTTCGATACGCTGAGTGAGATATGCTACGAGTGGAAGGATTTGATTCGTTTTGCTTTGATTCAATGCTAACTTGGCCGGGTCATTCGGTTTTGTCCTTCTGTAACCGCTGGCGAGTGTGCTCGTTTTGTACTTTTGAACCGTTCAAAGGAAGGCTGCTCAGCTCTTGACGGAACGGAATAACGCGAGAGTGGGCAGCGAGGCGGCGGGCACGGGTGATCTCCGTGCTCCATTTGCTCCAGCGAAATCACAATAGCTGCaggaagagagagagcgcgagagagagcgagagagagagagagagagagagagagagagacggcgaTGACACGTGAACGTGAGGCACGCGCATTGGCGCCGCAGCTCAAAAGAAATTCTTCATCCATTGAAGCCGCGCGCAATACTCCCTCGGCCTTAATACGTCGGCAGGCGGCCGGGCTGTCAGGTGCTCGCTAACCCAGATCAGACTTGTTGAAGCCATTCACAAAATTTCAACACGAAATTGGGTCATGCGAGGAAACAACGGGAGACATTGTGGTGCTTTTGCAGGGCACGATTCGTTTTGCGCTGAATGAGGCCGCCAGAGCGCAGCAAGGACTACTTTCCTCAGCGCTTAACGTGGTATTTGATGGCGGCCGGGTCTATTTCGGTGTACTGATTCTGCCTTCATTTTTGGGCAGCTGCAGGATAAGCCccaaccccccccacacacacacacactcactcgctcataAACTTTGTGACGTGAGCTTTTTTTGGGCTACACATGAAGTGTGACTTCACAGAGCTGTAATTGCCATAAGGTGGCTAATTTTTTTGCTAAACAGGATCAATCAAAGTGTCCGAATTGAAAAGTGGCCCATCATCGTGCCTGCGGAATTTGTCTCTGAGTTCCAAACTAACGCCGTTCTCATTTTTTCCCCAATGTTATGAAAAGCATAACATTTCTTTGTGTTTCATCAAAATGTTCCTTTCCAAAACCAAGCAATCGGCAGGCTACCTGGAAAATACCCATTTCCAAAAGGTAAGCGAGCGTGACTTGTCAAGTCACGTCTGGGTCAAGTTGAGCCAAGTCCAAGTCAGCCAGaatcttttgtcattttcagcaAGCCTACTTCCTCATCCTTGGAGGTCAGCACAACGTGGACTACTACGGATAACTTCCTCATCGCCCTCGCCGGTGTTGACGCTTTGTCTGCACATGCAAGTGTTTGCTTTTCTCACTCCCTGAATGTAAACAACGGCAAATGCAacaacgacaaaaaaaaaatcggagcaTTGCCAGCTGTAATTGGCGTCGGTTTGGTGCGAGTGGGCTGTTGAACCGGGCTGCCCCAAGCAACATGCGAGTTGCGGCGCGGCACAGCACGGTGCAGCATGACGCTGGAAACGATACGCTCGGCCTACGGGACTGCGCCGACCAATCGCGCTCGGCGAATCTGGCTTGGGCAGAGTGACTGAATTCAAGCCAGGAAGCACAGAGGAGTCGGTCAAAAAAGGTGATTCTGACTGGTCAGAatcaaaaagtgaaaataattccgccattgacaaaatgtgtcaatctcCGCTTTTACTATTTTATTCACTCTATATTtttaaggggggaaaaaaaaaagactgaaatgACCAAAATCATTACTAGAGTAACGTTACCACAAATCATGTCGTGTGCTTTTCATTGTGTCGCGCTGATGTCCGTGTTGCTTGAGGATCAGAACAAATAGCCAGCAAAATGACTCAAATTTCATCAGAATTAAAACGTGCCAATATAGAGAATGACATCAGCGACGCTTCAAATGGCACGAGGCGGCGCTGCGTCGCAATCGGCGCCACATTTCCCTTCCTGGTTCACCTGACTCTTTTTGCTGGCCAATTGTGCACAAAATCAACATTGAGCCACTTCAACTTTTTTCCCATGGCAACGGTGAAGGCACAATAGCGTGGCGGCGGAGGGAAGTCCGCGCTTGTCTAAAGGCAGGTCGGCGGCGCGCGGCCGCACCTTCCAGCTTCGTTCTGCTCAACTGGAAAGGCTTGTTTTACACTCTCTTTTagacaatcacacacacacacggacggacggacggacggagcacAAGGCCCACGCCTCGGCGCAGCACCTGTTCACGCGCTGATTATAGGGCCGCTGACACGGCTCGttcaattaaaatgtcattCCAGTCAAGCGAAATACAACCTAAAGGAGGGCTACCGTGCGCCAGGGTGAGAACCCAaaagtgaatgtgtgtgagagGAGGCTTCTCTGTTGCTAGGACCCCATCTAGCGCCATCTCTCTGTCTCTCCCCGCTATTCTGCCTAGCGACAGCTCCTCTAAAAGAGCAAGACCAAATTCACAGATTCATGGGCGGAACGGCGGCGCGTTCGCTACGGGCCGTCATGCTCGCGCGATGACTCACTCTCAATGGGCGcaaaggatttaaaaaaaaaaaaagatggggggggggcaaaaaaacAATGCAGCTGTGATTTTAACTTTTGCAGCAATCAAAGAAGAGTGGAAGTCAAACGCCGTTGACTGCTCCTCTTCCAAATGGCTGTTCAGTTGGAACGAGTGGCTACATAATGACTCGTTCAAAGCCATGGGCTGCCGCGCGGCTACCGCCAAGTCTGACGTCAGGGCAGACCTGTATTTCGAGCTCCGTTGGTCTCTTCAGGGACACGCGGGGGAACATCGTCAAACAGGAAATTCTGTATTACCTCACGCGCCGACACCGAATATTCAACGACTGAGCTCACTTGAACTTGGTTGCCAAcggtgttgctaaccaaaatggCAGCACCAAACGATGCCGTTACGGGTCATAGCACATATGGAAATTGGAATGACATTTCCATTGTTCTGTAGCTACAAAAACTTGCCGGTGACGTGTTATAtgggagcctttttttttttaaggcctcATGGCAACTTTTCTTCAATCGTGATGATTTGATTAATTAGTGACCTCTGCAAATACGTCTGGGCTCTGACGTGCTAGCGCCGTTCTTTTCACCGCCAACGAGGACAACGTGATGGCGTCGTGCTTTTGGAGTACGCTGGGATATTTATTTGACAGTGATTCAGTCGATTAAAACCGGGTCATCGACAAATGCCAGTTTGGCTCCATTTGGggctttctttttaaatttgagTTGCTCTAGTCAAATTTTGCTCACTTTTCCGTATAGGTCAACTTcttcgccatttttttttttttcacacaagaCAAAATGGTTGACATTTCTTTTGTGAACGGCGATATTTACAATAACCGATGATGCTATTCTGGGGGACGTCGACGAACGGTAACTGCAAGGGAAAAGGTTAGAATGCGATAGAGGCTCAATGCAAATTTAAAAAGCCTGGACATCTGACAAAAGTTAAAAATACATATCTCCATTtatagagagcactttttagggtGAGCGCATGCGTCCTTGGGGTATTTTGAGACCTGACGGCTTTCGAAATGTAGTCTTTACCAGATAGTAACACAAACTTTGACTAAGTTGTGCAGCAACAATACGTAATTGGACAAACGGATGACCAAATACAGGCCCAACAAATGGGCTCATCGTGTAAATCGAGGTTTTACATTTTTGGACTTTAATGTCTTTCGAACATTTACTGTAATTGTGACTTCATGATTGCAGCAAATGGTGCCTTGAGTACAAATTTTGCTTAGTCAGTGAGGTCCATCTCGTTTGGAAAAATCAGCCATTAACTTTATGACCTGGGAGTGGAAGGATACGTGTACGCTACGCTGTTGTTCTCACACAGATCATTTTCGGTGAGGGACAGGAAGTGCCGTGCATTCGAGCCACTCGGCTAGTCTGAAAACAAACGCCGAGTGGCTCGGCATCCGGCGATGGACGCCTTGGCTCAAAATATACGTTTGTGCTACTTGAATATAAGTGCAGTCTCAAAAGAACCTTCCTGATGCAGTCAAAGTGATTCCGTTTCAGACAAGAACTTTCATTTTGAAGCATCCTTAGGTTCGAAATCAATTTTACATCTGTTATGTGGTCTGTTTGGGCTGTCGGCCTTTTGAAAATGGGGATCGAAGTTTGTAACTCGGACCCGATTCTCTTTGCATTAAGGGGCTGGTTGATAATTGGATTTTCCCTACTATAAAGACTCTTAACTATTTTGTTATCaatcacaggaaaaataaacttGTATCACAGGAATCCGTTTttacaaagaaaacaaagcgtTGATGTTGCACCTTTCTGTTGCATTTtcccaaaattaaaaaaagcagtGCCAAGAAGAAATTGCGTGGCTGTATTTGGCGCACTTGAGATAAGTTGACTACATTCATTTTTCGTGATCTTACCTGCCCAGAATTTTCAATGACTTGCACGAGTGGGGTCCTTGTTGACATTTTGGCTTGACTTGAAGTGGGTTGATGATGTTGCTGCAAAAAGGCGCAGAGGCGCGGTGACCCAAAAGCGACTCTTCAGTACATTTAAGCTCGGTGTGGGGacgaagtaaaaaaagagccccaGTGCTAGCCCGCTAGCAACACGTCAGATAGCCCGTGAATCAACAAGTTGGATCCCACATCGGCGGCTAGCAGTTAGCTCGCTAGCTCAACCGCACGTCCCATGTTTTGGGGGCACCAAAAATAAACAATGCCACTATGATGAGGTCGTGTTTAACGTTACTCTTCAAAAGAGTCACTGGCGACGAAGCAATAAAAAGCTGGCTGATGGGgctgttttcaaaagaaggtccAACTAGGTGGCTAGCATGCTAAAGCCAGTACGCCGCCGAACGAAGAGACGACAAACGGCCGTTGTGTTTCCgtgtaaaaaatatttatcaaCGGGTCTTGTGTTTATATCGTTTTGGTTTTCGTAAAATAGTTCCGTCAGAAGTGTTCAAGGGGGGGGAAATAtggttgaaagaaaaaaaaaaaaaaaaaacttccaggCCAAAGTTATTCCCGGCGAGGTCCCCGTCCCGACCTTGCCAACTCACACGAAACAATCGTCCCCGGTGAGATTTCCAGAGTGGAGTATCCAAAGAAGAAAAACTCCAGCGTGTAAAACGCTAACATGGCCCAGTTGAGGGTTTGGTCTTCGTCTGCTTTCTGTTTtcccttctttcttttttttttttttttttttagcccatcGAGCTAGCCCGACTTTCCTTCAAGGCGGAGCTA
The sequence above is drawn from the Syngnathus scovelli strain Florida chromosome 1, RoL_Ssco_1.2, whole genome shotgun sequence genome and encodes:
- the mark2b gene encoding serine/threonine-protein kinase MARK2 isoform X10, which codes for MSTRTPLVQVIENSGQDTKSSSGRSSMSRCRNSVATTTSDEQPHIGNYRLLKTIGKGNFAKVKLARHVLTGKEVAVKIIDKTQLNSSSLQKLFREVRIMKMLNHPNIVKLFEVIETEKTLYLVMEYASGGEVFDYLVAHGRMKEKEARAKFRQIVSAVQYCHQKCIVHRDLKAENLLLDADMNIKIADFGFSNEFTLGNKLDTFCGSPPYAAPELFQGKKYDGPEVDVWSLGVILYTLVSGSLPFDGQNLKELRERVLRGKYRIPFYMSTDCENLLKKFLILNPSKRGSLEQIMRDRWMNVGHEEEELKPYIEPQPDYKDPRRTDIMLQMGFSQEEIQDSVVNQKYNDVMATYLLLDYRNSELDEGGIKPRPGSDVSNINAPSPPHKVQRSVSSNQKPQNRRATDQGSSYSKRGGQADNRTAGEDSGRKSSSGSSTNKVPASPLVPSDRKKSATPSTNSILSTGTGRSRNSPLSERATLGQGVQNGKDSGPPQRAPGASPSAHNISSAAVTDRTNFSRGVGIRNTFHAGQQRGARDQQGSAYPGGPASPALSHGNSQARRTHGATGIFSKFTSKFVRRNLSFRFPRRSPYEGEGREEGSRSMLSSNVDKSEKTSGGVLSSSSNNDENNSSPGSGNTGGTGTPPAIAGQKDSAKPRSLRFTWSMKTTSSMEPTEMMREIRKVLDSNSCAYELRERYMLLCMSGNPARDDFVQWEMEVCKLPRLSLNGVRFKRISGTSIAFKNIASKIANELKL